Within the Anaerolineae bacterium genome, the region TGCTCCAAGCTGATGGAGGGCTGCCATCCGATGGCTTCCCGCAGCCGCGCCGCATCCCCCACCAACACCGGTACGTCGGACGGCCTCATACGGGCCGGATCGGGCTGCACCTCGACCTGGACGCGACTCTCGGCCAGCATCAGGTCGAGCAAACGCCGCACCGGCACGGCCTGACCGGAGGCGACGTTGAACACCTCCCCCCAGCGCTGACTCTGGATCAGCCCTACGTAGGCGCGCACCACATCGCGCACGTCGGTGAAGTCACGCTCAGCCTCCAGGTTGCCCACGGTGATTCGCGCCGGCCGCAGGCCCATCTCCGCCTCCACCAGTTGCCGGGCGAAGTCCGCCGCTACAAACCCAGGACCCTGCCCTGGACCTACGTGGTTGAAGGGCCGCACGCGCACCGTCCGGACCCCGTAGGAAAGGTGGTACTGCAGCCCGAGGAAGTCCTGGGCCACCTTGCTCACCGCGTAGGGGCTGGCCGGCCGCAAGGGAGCCCCCTCGTTCAGCGGCAGGTCCTCCGGCCGGGCCAGGCCGTATTCCTCGCCTGAGCCCACCACCAACACGGCACAATCCGGATGATAGCGCCGCACCGCCTCCAGCACGTGCGTCTGCATAGAGATGTTAGCGCTCAGCGTCTCCCAGGGGTCCTCGTGAGACGGACCGACAGCCGCCTGAGCCGCCAGGTGGAAGAGCGCTTGCGGCCGGGCCTCCTGTATCACCGCCCGAGCCGCCCGCGCGCACCGCAGGTCGGCAACCAGGAATCGTGCCCCGCCCCGAGCATCGCCAACCACAAGAGGGGGCCGCATCGAGCAGCCCCACACTTCCCAGCCCTCGGCCAGGAGATACCCGGTTAGGTGGCCTCCGACGAAGCCGGAGGCGCCGGTGACCAATGCACGCAACTGCCTGACCCTCGGTTCGTGCCCCCATATTACAGGCATCACCAGGCTGCCACAACAGGAGCGCTGAACGCAGAGCCCATGCCCTGCCGGGCACCACAGAGGATGCAAACGCTCCGCATGTGCAGGTCAGATGGCGCCGACACCACGCCGAGTGCCGCTGATCTTCTTACTTCACTCTCTTTCACCAGCGCAGATCAGTGTAGTATCAGCGTCCTCAGCGTTCTATAGCCCCGCCTGCTGTCGCAAGCTATCTGCCTTGTCAGTTCTCTCCCAGGGCAGGTCTACGTCGGTCCGGCCGAAGTGGCCATAGGCCGCCGTGGGAAGGTAGATGGGCCGGCGCAGGTCCAGATCCCGGATGATAGCTGCCGGCCGCATGTCGAAGTTCTCCCTGATCAGGTCGCGAATGGTCGCATCCGGGATTCGTCCGGTGCCGAAGGTCTCGACCTGGAGAGACAGAGGCCGCGCCACCCCGATCGCGTAAGATATCTGGAGCTCGAACCGCTCGGCGATGCCGGCGGCCACCACGTTCTTCGCTATGTAACGGGCCATGTAGGCCCCCGAGCGGTCCACCTTGGTGGGGTCCTTGCCCGAGAAGCAGCCGCCGCCGTGCCGGGCCACCCCGCCGTAGGTGTCCACGATGATCTTGCGACCGGTCAGCCCAGCGTCGCCCTTGGGGCCGCCGATCACGAAGCGGCCGGTAGGGTTCACCAGGTAGCGGGTCCCCTCAAGCAGATCCTCCCGCACCACGTGGCGTACAACCTGCTCGCACACTTCGGCTTCGATCTGCGCCTGGCTCACCTCGGGGCTGTGCTGCGCTGCGATGACCACCGTGTCCACCCGCGCCGGCACACCGAAGTGGTACTCCACTGTCACCTGCGACTTCCCATCCGGCCGGAGATAAGGGAGGGTACCGTCCTTGCGCACCTCGGCCAGGCGGCGGCACAGGCGGTGTGCTAGGGCGATGGACATCGGCATCAGCTCGGGGGTCTCATTGCAGGCGAACCCGATCATCATCCCCTGGTCGCCAGCGCCGATGGCCTCGATGCTCTCGTCCGTCATCTCGCCCAGCCGTGCCTCCAGGGCCTGGTCCACCCCCCGGGCAATATCCGCCGACTGCTCTTTGATGGACAGCAGCACTCCGCAAGTATCGGCATCGAATCCGAGGGCGGAGTCGGTGTAGCCAATGCGCCGAATGGTATCCCGCGCCACCTGGGCCATGTCGCAATAGCCGCAGGTGCTGATCTCTCCCATGATGAGCACCAGGCCGGTGGTCGTCGCCGTCTCGCAGGCCACTCGGGCCACGGGATCCTGGGCCAGGATGCTGTCCAGAATGGCGTCCGAGATCTGGTCACAGATCTTGTCCGGGTGCCCCTCGGTGACTGATTCGGACGTCAAGTACGACTTGACGGCGGTAGTGAAGGTGGTGGACATCGCTATCCCTCTTGCTCTAGGTTCCTCACACAGCGAGACCGGGGCGGTGGCTCGATCTCGGGTGCGAGCCGCAGCAAACCGACACGGGCCAACCCGCGCGGCCCTGCCTCGTAGGGGAACCGCCAGACGTCGAGCCTCCCGGCACAGGCGGCCAGTCCGTCGGCGGGCCTAGGTCCCGGCCTCCCAAGACGAAAGGTATCGCTCCTGCTCCTCACTCAGCTCATCGTGGGCCACCCCCATGGCCCGCAGCTTGAGCCTGGCTATCTCCAGGTCCGTCTCCGGCGGGATGGTGTACACCCGCCGCTCCAACTCGCCCGCATGGGTGACCAGGTACTCGGCGCTCAGGGCCTGGTTGGCGAAGCTCATGTCCATGACGCTAGGAGGATGCCCCTCAGCCGCGGCCAGGTTGATCAGCCTCCCCTCGCCCAACAGCGCCAGACGCTTGCTCCCCGGCAGAACGAACTGCTGTACCGCCGGTCGTACCCGCTCCACCGACTCAGCCATCTCCTGCAAGGCGGGGAGGTTGATCTCCACATTGAAGTGGCCCGAGTTCGCCAGCACCGCCCCGTCCTTCATCTGCTCGAAGTGATCCCGGTCTAGCACGTTCACGTCGCCCGTGGCGGTGACGAACACGTCCCCGATGGCCGCCGCCTCCAGCATGGGCATGACCCGGAAGCCGTCCATAACCGCCTCCAGCGCCCGCAGCGGGTCCACTTCGGTAACCACCACGTTCGAGCCCATGCCCCGGGCCCGCATGGCGATTCCCCGTCCACACCAGCCGTAGCCCGCCACCACGAACGTCTTGCCCGCCAGTAGCATGTTGGTCGCCCGGATTACCCCGTCAATGGTAGATTGCCCGGTGCCATAGCGGTTGTCGAACAGGTACTTGGTGCGAGCGTCGTTCACGGCGATGATAGGATAGCGCAGCACCCCCTGCTCGGCCATCGCGCGCAGACGGATCACGCCGGTGGTGGTTTCCTCGGTCCCGCCCATCACCCCCGCGACCAGGTCCTGGCGCTCCCGGTGCAGAGTGGTAACTAGATCGGCGCCGTCGTCCATAGTCATGTGCGGCCGGGTATCCAGCACGGCGCGAATGTGCCGGTAGTAGGTATCGCTGTCCTCGCCCCGAATAGCGAAGACGGGGACTCCGAGGTGCCTCACCAGAGCTGCCGCTACGTCGTCCTGAGTGGAGAGGGGGTTGGAAGCACACAGGGCCACCTCAGCGCCACCCGCCTTGAGGGCCCGCATGAGGTTGGCGGTCTCGGCAGTCACGTGCAGGCAGGCGGCCAGCCGCTTGCCGGCCAGCGGGCGCTCGCCGGCAAACCGCTCGGCGATGAGCGCTAGCACCGGCATCTCATGGGCCGCCCACTCGATGCGCCGCTGCCCCTCGTCTGCCAGCGCCAGATCGGCAATATCGTATGTCTGCTCCACTCTCACTCCTCTCCGACTCACCCGGACGACGGGTGTGATTGCGTGCTCTCCAGCGACTCAAAGCAGGCTCTAACCTCGGCCTCAGCTCCAAAGACGGCAGCGTACCGCTCCACGAACTCGGCCGGCGTGAAGGTGTGCTCCTGCGTCCCCATATGCTCCACGACATAGCAGGCTGCCAGAGCCCCCAGCCTACCGCAGACGACCCAGTCCAGCCCACGGGCCAGCCCCTTCACCACCCCGGCGCGGTAAGCGTCCCCCACCCCGGTCGGATCCACCACCGAGACTGGCGGCAGACAAGGTATGGAGAGGCACTCCCCTCCGGCCCAGATGTGCGAGCCCCGCTCGCCCCTGGTCACCAGCAGGACCTGCACTGCCTTCAGCACGTCGGCATCATCCAAGCCGGTCTTCCTCTTGAGCAGAGCGTACTCGTACTCGTTCACCGCCAGGGCATAGGCGCCCCGCATGGCCTCGAGCAGCTGCTCCCCACTGAGCCGCGGTATCTGCTGGCTGGGGTCAAACACCAGGCGCGCCCCGGCCGCCTTCGCTTCCTCGGCGTGCAGAAGCATGGCCTCCGGCTTGTCAGGCGAGACCACCACTATGTCCTCGCCAGTCAGGTTCAGGCTGCCCAGCGAAATCTGGTCGGCGTAGTCCATGGCGCCCACGTAGAAGGAGGCGATCTGGCTGCCGGCCAGGTCGGTGCTGACAAAGAAGGAGGCAGTGAAGTCATCCTCTCTTACCAGCACGTGGCTAGTGTCCACCCCTACGTTCTCCAGCCGACGCCGGTAATCGCCGAAGTCCTGTCCCGCCGCTCCTACCAGCAGGGGCTTCTCCCCCAGGAGCGCTAGGCTGTAGGCGATGTTGGCCCCCACGCCCCCATAGCTGCGTCGCATCCTGTCCACTAGGAAGCTGACGCTCAGGCTGTCCAGCTGGTCGGGCAGGATGTGTTCCCGGAAACGGCCGGGAAAGCGCATCAGGTAGTCGAAGGCGATGGACCCCGCCACGACCAGCCTCATCGGCCCGTCTCCTCTACCGCCCGCCGCAGGCTCTCCTCGAAGGGCGGCCGCAACACCCCCGCCTCAGTGACGATGGCGGTGATGTACCGGGCCGGAGTTATGTCAAAGGCCGGATTGGCCACCTTCACTCCTTCGGGGGCGATGCGCTGCCCGCAGATGTACAGCACCTCATCTGGCGACCGTTCCTCGATCGGTATGTCCAAGCCCCGGGGCAACGCCATATCCACCGTACTCAGAGGAGCGGCGCAGTACACCGGCACCCCATTCTCGTGGGCGGCCAGGGCCAGCTTGTAGGTGCCGATCTTGTTGGCCACGTCTCCGTTGGCGGCGATGCGGTCGGCACCAAAGATGACAGCGCTCACCTGGCCCCGGAGCAGGAACAGCCCCGCCGCGTTGTCCGCGATGAGGGTACAATCTATGCCCTCCTGCATGAGTTCCCAGGTGGTGAGGTGGGCCCCCTGGAGCCGGGGACGAGTCTCGTCCACCAGGACGTGCACCTCCTTGCCCATCTCATGAGCGGCCCGGATGACTCCCAGCGCCGTGCCATAGGCGACAGTGGCCAGGGCCCCGGCGTTACAGTGGGTGATGACCGTGGCCGGGTCGGGCAGCAGCTGAGCGCCATAGCGACCCAGCCGGCGGTTGGCCTCTTCGTCCTTAGCGGCTATGATCTGTGCCTCCTCCACCAGGCCGTCGGCCACCTCCTGCGGCGACCGGCCCGCCAGAGCTCGCGCCGCGCCCAGCATCCGATCTATGGCCCAGAACAGGTTCACCGCTGTGGGCCGCGTGCCCCGCAGCACCCGGGCGGCATCTTCCAGAGCCTGGCGCACGTCCGTGCCGGTGCCGACCGCCTCGCGCGCCGCCAGGGCCATGCCGAAGGCAGCTGCTGCCCCTATTGCCGGCGCACCCCGCACGCACATGTCCCGGATGGCCTCGGCCACCTGGCGATAGTCCTCGAAGCGGGCGATCTCCAGTTCGTGGGGGAGCCGCCGCTGGTCTATCATGAGCACGGCCCCGTCGCGCCATTCCACCGTCTTGGGGATGCAGGTCAGCTCGTCACCTCTCTCGGGCATGCTACGGTCATACCTCCCAAGCGACAGCTGCCGCGCGGTCGGTGGGGTGCCCAGGGCGAAGGCAGATGGTAGCACCCCGGGCATGCCGTGTCAAAGCACCGGCCGCGCAAGCCAAAATGAGCGGGCACAGAGCCCACAGAGACGTCAGACGGTACACACCATGGAGCAGGCCATCTGGCCGGCCGGGTAGCTTGCCACTGCTCCCAGCCATTGCCCCTCTGTGATCCCTGTG harbors:
- a CDS encoding GDP-mannose 4,6-dehydratase; protein product: MRALVTGASGFVGGHLTGYLLAEGWEVWGCSMRPPLVVGDARGGARFLVADLRCARAARAVIQEARPQALFHLAAQAAVGPSHEDPWETLSANISMQTHVLEAVRRYHPDCAVLVVGSGEEYGLARPEDLPLNEGAPLRPASPYAVSKVAQDFLGLQYHLSYGVRTVRVRPFNHVGPGQGPGFVAADFARQLVEAEMGLRPARITVGNLEAERDFTDVRDVVRAYVGLIQSQRWGEVFNVASGQAVPVRRLLDLMLAESRVQVEVQPDPARMRPSDVPVLVGDAARLREAIGWQPSISLEQTVRDVMNYWRKELASERGQ
- a CDS encoding methionine adenosyltransferase, whose translation is MSTTFTTAVKSYLTSESVTEGHPDKICDQISDAILDSILAQDPVARVACETATTTGLVLIMGEISTCGYCDMAQVARDTIRRIGYTDSALGFDADTCGVLLSIKEQSADIARGVDQALEARLGEMTDESIEAIGAGDQGMMIGFACNETPELMPMSIALAHRLCRRLAEVRKDGTLPYLRPDGKSQVTVEYHFGVPARVDTVVIAAQHSPEVSQAQIEAEVCEQVVRHVVREDLLEGTRYLVNPTGRFVIGGPKGDAGLTGRKIIVDTYGGVARHGGGCFSGKDPTKVDRSGAYMARYIAKNVVAAGIAERFELQISYAIGVARPLSLQVETFGTGRIPDATIRDLIRENFDMRPAAIIRDLDLRRPIYLPTAAYGHFGRTDVDLPWERTDKADSLRQQAGL
- a CDS encoding adenosylhomocysteinase is translated as MEQTYDIADLALADEGQRRIEWAAHEMPVLALIAERFAGERPLAGKRLAACLHVTAETANLMRALKAGGAEVALCASNPLSTQDDVAAALVRHLGVPVFAIRGEDSDTYYRHIRAVLDTRPHMTMDDGADLVTTLHRERQDLVAGVMGGTEETTTGVIRLRAMAEQGVLRYPIIAVNDARTKYLFDNRYGTGQSTIDGVIRATNMLLAGKTFVVAGYGWCGRGIAMRARGMGSNVVVTEVDPLRALEAVMDGFRVMPMLEAAAIGDVFVTATGDVNVLDRDHFEQMKDGAVLANSGHFNVEINLPALQEMAESVERVRPAVQQFVLPGSKRLALLGEGRLINLAAAEGHPPSVMDMSFANQALSAEYLVTHAGELERRVYTIPPETDLEIARLKLRAMGVAHDELSEEQERYLSSWEAGT
- a CDS encoding carbohydrate kinase family protein, which translates into the protein MRLVVAGSIAFDYLMRFPGRFREHILPDQLDSLSVSFLVDRMRRSYGGVGANIAYSLALLGEKPLLVGAAGQDFGDYRRRLENVGVDTSHVLVREDDFTASFFVSTDLAGSQIASFYVGAMDYADQISLGSLNLTGEDIVVVSPDKPEAMLLHAEEAKAAGARLVFDPSQQIPRLSGEQLLEAMRGAYALAVNEYEYALLKRKTGLDDADVLKAVQVLLVTRGERGSHIWAGGECLSIPCLPPVSVVDPTGVGDAYRAGVVKGLARGLDWVVCGRLGALAACYVVEHMGTQEHTFTPAEFVERYAAVFGAEAEVRACFESLESTQSHPSSG
- the mtnA gene encoding S-methyl-5-thioribose-1-phosphate isomerase, which codes for MPERGDELTCIPKTVEWRDGAVLMIDQRRLPHELEIARFEDYRQVAEAIRDMCVRGAPAIGAAAAFGMALAAREAVGTGTDVRQALEDAARVLRGTRPTAVNLFWAIDRMLGAARALAGRSPQEVADGLVEEAQIIAAKDEEANRRLGRYGAQLLPDPATVITHCNAGALATVAYGTALGVIRAAHEMGKEVHVLVDETRPRLQGAHLTTWELMQEGIDCTLIADNAAGLFLLRGQVSAVIFGADRIAANGDVANKIGTYKLALAAHENGVPVYCAAPLSTVDMALPRGLDIPIEERSPDEVLYICGQRIAPEGVKVANPAFDITPARYITAIVTEAGVLRPPFEESLRRAVEETGR